The following proteins are encoded in a genomic region of Rudaeicoccus suwonensis:
- a CDS encoding tartrate dehydrogenase, which produces MNSRRYTVDLIAGDGIGQEVVPAATRVVDALARRHGFDMTWRDRNWGSAYFFEHGRMMPVDGIEQLSDGDAILLGAVGHPDLPDHETLWGLLIPIRREFLQYVNLRPVRVLPGVVSPLRDVEALDIVVVRENVEGEYSAVGGRAYRGTTDEFAIQEAVFTRTGITRVARYAAQLAATRRGSLTSATKSNGIIHSMPFWDEVVASVVSEVEGVRLRSTLIDALAAALVLRPGDFDVIVASNLFGDILSDLIAALAGSIGIAPSANINPPRHHPSMFEPIHGSAPDIAGKGIANPVGQLWSASLMLDHLGEAEAATALMTAIETAMSDGVLTADLGGTAGTQEFTSAVLRALSSGN; this is translated from the coding sequence ATGAATTCGCGTAGGTACACGGTGGATCTCATCGCCGGAGATGGCATCGGCCAAGAGGTTGTTCCCGCCGCGACCAGGGTCGTCGACGCGCTTGCTCGTCGGCATGGGTTTGACATGACGTGGCGAGACAGGAACTGGGGCTCGGCATACTTCTTCGAACACGGCCGGATGATGCCGGTCGACGGCATTGAGCAACTTTCTGACGGCGACGCCATCCTGCTGGGCGCCGTGGGGCATCCCGACTTGCCGGATCACGAGACACTCTGGGGTCTGCTCATCCCGATTCGCCGTGAGTTCTTGCAGTACGTCAACTTGCGACCGGTCCGCGTGCTTCCGGGGGTCGTGTCACCCCTGCGGGACGTGGAGGCTCTTGACATCGTGGTTGTCCGGGAGAACGTCGAAGGCGAGTATTCCGCCGTCGGCGGTCGTGCATATCGCGGCACAACCGACGAATTCGCCATCCAGGAAGCGGTCTTCACCCGGACGGGCATCACCCGGGTGGCTCGGTATGCCGCCCAATTGGCCGCGACCCGTCGCGGTTCGCTCACATCCGCGACGAAATCCAACGGCATCATCCACTCGATGCCGTTCTGGGACGAGGTCGTGGCGTCGGTCGTCAGCGAGGTCGAGGGTGTGCGCCTGCGCAGCACTTTGATCGATGCGCTTGCGGCGGCCCTGGTGCTGCGACCGGGCGACTTCGATGTGATCGTCGCGTCAAATCTTTTCGGAGACATCCTTTCCGATCTGATTGCAGCGCTCGCGGGCTCGATCGGAATCGCGCCGAGCGCCAACATCAACCCGCCGCGGCACCACCCGTCGATGTTCGAACCCATTCATGGCTCGGCACCGGACATCGCAGGCAAGGGCATCGCCAACCCCGTCGGCCAGCTCTGGTCGGCCTCGCTGATGCTGGACCACCTGGGCGAAGCCGAAGCGGCCACCGCGCTGATGACAGCCATCGAAACGGCCATGAGCGATGGAGTGCTGACCGCTGATCTGGGTGGCACGGCCGGCACCCAGGAATTCACCTCGGCCGTCCTGCGTGCACTGTCCAGCGGCAACTGA
- a CDS encoding aldehyde dehydrogenase family protein, which produces MTSISLDSEMRIAPAPPGGALIAGQWRQEPLDLPVRDPATELPVGTVHRCTPGDVDQAVRAAATSMQDDWPLHERVDVLRRCGDRVLAEIDVFTETIAAEGVKTIREARAEVLRCVETLHVAAGAADVLTGETLQLDASPRGGNRIGWFTREPLGVVGAISSFNDPLNLVAHKVAPALLAGAGIVVKPSEFTPLSALHLARVLLACGVPPERLSVVCGGAEVGNALVAHPEVAVVSFTGGVRTAEAITRGAGVKKMLMELGGNNATIVCADADVDLAARKIVDGAFGVAGQNCLSVQRVYAETSVFEAVLRSVADGAAALVVGSKYDHATDIGPLINAAAAERVTALVDDAIAGGARLVAGGSRDGTYVAPTVLTGVPTACAISRDEIFGPVVVIEPVSSLDEALQRAGECEFALQAGIFTASLDSATKAARTLTVGAVLVNETSDFRIDSMPFGGFRQSGIGREGVRSAAVEMTAPRCVLMTVPSEPGRASNSSKGLAGQ; this is translated from the coding sequence ATGACAAGCATCAGCCTCGACTCCGAGATGCGGATCGCGCCGGCTCCGCCGGGGGGTGCGCTTATCGCCGGACAGTGGCGACAAGAGCCACTCGATCTGCCTGTTCGAGACCCCGCTACCGAGCTTCCAGTGGGTACGGTCCACCGGTGCACCCCGGGGGATGTCGACCAGGCGGTTCGCGCTGCAGCCACTTCGATGCAGGATGACTGGCCACTGCACGAACGTGTCGATGTATTGCGTCGGTGCGGCGACCGAGTTCTGGCGGAGATCGACGTATTCACCGAGACGATCGCCGCCGAAGGAGTGAAAACAATTCGCGAGGCGCGAGCTGAGGTTCTGCGGTGCGTCGAGACGCTGCACGTCGCCGCCGGGGCAGCCGATGTGCTCACCGGTGAGACCTTGCAACTCGACGCTAGCCCGCGAGGCGGCAACCGGATCGGCTGGTTCACCCGTGAACCACTGGGCGTCGTCGGCGCGATCAGCAGTTTCAACGATCCGCTCAATCTCGTCGCGCACAAAGTCGCACCAGCACTGCTGGCCGGGGCTGGCATCGTCGTGAAACCGTCGGAGTTCACGCCGTTGTCAGCGCTGCACTTGGCTCGCGTGCTGCTGGCGTGCGGGGTACCTCCTGAGCGCTTGTCGGTCGTGTGCGGTGGCGCAGAGGTGGGAAATGCCCTTGTCGCCCACCCCGAGGTAGCGGTCGTATCTTTCACCGGCGGCGTCCGGACGGCAGAGGCCATCACCCGCGGTGCCGGTGTGAAGAAGATGTTGATGGAACTCGGCGGAAACAACGCGACCATCGTGTGCGCTGACGCCGACGTCGATCTGGCCGCTCGGAAAATCGTTGACGGCGCATTCGGCGTCGCCGGTCAGAATTGTCTTTCGGTCCAGCGGGTCTACGCCGAGACGAGCGTCTTCGAGGCTGTCCTGCGATCGGTCGCTGACGGTGCAGCCGCCCTGGTTGTCGGATCCAAGTACGACCACGCCACCGACATCGGTCCGCTGATCAACGCTGCTGCAGCGGAACGAGTGACCGCCTTGGTCGATGATGCGATTGCAGGCGGTGCCCGTCTGGTTGCCGGCGGCAGTCGAGACGGCACGTACGTCGCGCCGACCGTGCTGACCGGCGTTCCGACGGCGTGTGCGATTTCTCGCGATGAGATCTTCGGCCCTGTTGTCGTCATCGAGCCCGTCAGCTCGCTCGACGAAGCGCTGCAGCGTGCTGGTGAGTGCGAATTTGCGCTGCAGGCAGGAATTTTCACCGCCTCTCTGGATTCTGCGACCAAGGCGGCACGCACCTTGACCGTCGGAGCTGTCCTGGTGAACGAGACCAGCGATTTCCGTATCGACTCGATGCCGTTCGGCGGTTTCCGTCAGTCCGGCATCGGCCGGGAGGGCGTGCGCAGCGCTGCGGTCGAGATGACGGCGCCCCGTTGTGTACTGATGACGGTGCCGAGTGAACCGGGTCGTGCCTCTAACTCCTCGAAAGGCCTGGCAGGTCAATGA
- a CDS encoding aspartate aminotransferase family protein — translation MTSLSPLLKQATPVVVDHASGSWIHATDGREYLDFTTGIGVTSTGHCHPRVVEAAREQTGRIIHAQYTTVMHKPLLELTDKLGAVLPSSLDSVFYANSGSEAVEAAIRLARMATGRPNIVVFQGGFHGRTVAAASLTTAGTRFSAGFAPLMSGVHMAPFPYAFRYGWDEDAAVEFALRELDYLLVSRVAPNDTAAFLIEPVLGDGGYLPTPPAFLEGLRERADRHGIKLILDEVQAGCGRTGRFWGHQFSSVVPDILVTAKGIASGFPISAIAAPVALMSKGWPGSQGGTYGGNAVAAAAGCATLDVIRDEELVENARLRGDQLADGLRVLQHKHPVIGNIRGLGLMQGLEFVTAAGDPDAATTTAVQQATTRHELLTLTCGPAGNVLRLIPALVVTEHEIDLGLERLALALADATND, via the coding sequence ATGACATCGTTGAGCCCCCTTCTGAAGCAAGCCACTCCAGTCGTCGTCGACCATGCATCCGGCAGTTGGATCCACGCGACCGACGGGCGTGAGTATCTGGACTTCACCACCGGCATCGGTGTGACCAGCACCGGCCACTGCCACCCACGAGTAGTCGAAGCAGCGCGGGAACAGACAGGCAGAATCATCCACGCGCAGTACACGACCGTGATGCACAAACCGTTGCTCGAGTTGACGGACAAGCTCGGTGCCGTATTGCCCAGCTCGCTCGACTCGGTGTTCTATGCGAACTCCGGATCTGAGGCTGTCGAGGCAGCGATCCGACTGGCACGGATGGCGACCGGTCGCCCCAACATCGTTGTCTTCCAGGGCGGCTTCCATGGCCGTACGGTCGCTGCGGCATCGCTCACGACCGCTGGGACGCGCTTTTCAGCCGGCTTCGCGCCGCTGATGTCCGGGGTGCACATGGCACCGTTCCCATACGCGTTCCGCTACGGCTGGGACGAGGATGCCGCGGTGGAATTCGCCTTGCGCGAGTTGGACTACCTCCTGGTGAGTCGCGTTGCGCCCAATGACACTGCGGCCTTCCTCATCGAACCGGTTCTCGGCGATGGCGGATACCTGCCGACTCCGCCGGCATTCTTGGAGGGTTTGCGCGAGCGCGCCGATCGGCACGGCATCAAGCTCATTCTGGACGAGGTGCAGGCGGGCTGCGGTCGGACCGGTCGATTCTGGGGACACCAATTCTCCTCGGTCGTGCCGGACATTCTCGTCACTGCCAAAGGGATCGCTTCGGGATTCCCGATCAGCGCGATAGCCGCACCCGTAGCGCTGATGTCGAAGGGCTGGCCTGGTTCGCAGGGCGGCACGTATGGCGGAAACGCAGTCGCGGCGGCTGCAGGCTGCGCGACGCTCGACGTCATACGTGATGAAGAGCTTGTTGAGAACGCCCGCTTGCGTGGTGACCAGTTGGCTGACGGGCTGCGCGTGCTGCAGCACAAACACCCCGTCATCGGGAACATCCGTGGTCTCGGGCTGATGCAAGGACTTGAGTTCGTGACAGCCGCCGGCGACCCGGACGCGGCCACGACGACGGCGGTCCAACAGGCGACGACCCGACACGAATTGCTGACGCTCACCTGCGGCCCGGCCGGGAACGTGCTCCGTCTCATCCCGGCCCTAGTCGTGACCGAACACGAGATCGACCTCGGTCTGGAACGCCTCGCACTCGCACTCGCCGACGCGACCAACGACTGA
- a CDS encoding 3' terminal RNA ribose 2'-O-methyltransferase Hen1, with translation MFLTLSTTGTADVTPSDLGFLLHKHPDRVQSFELSVGRAHVFYPVVSAQRCTAAFMLEVDPIGMVREKRFGGGDFALSQYVNDRPYAASSMLAVAMGKVWNTALKGRCKVRPDLEGVSLPLEISIPALACSGDSDLVTRVFAPLGWQVTAEVPPVDPTIPQWGQSPYCDVELVGTMPLAEALSHLYVLLPVLDDAKHYWVSTDEIDKLIRNAGGWLDTHPERDLIIRRYLKHQRDLVAEAEARLAGPGGDVLLDDTVEAGAQGETGSASTAPDLALPATLAQQRAAAVIGALQEVGAHRVVDLGCGEGALIRRLLSDPSFTEVVGVDVSATVLERAERRLGLERMPDSVRARLTLRQSSATYRDVALHGYDAVVLMEVIEHVDMDRLPSLERSVFGQAHPAAVVVTTPNADYNVLYPHLAAHEMRHTDHRFEWSRAEFEQRATGVAERHGYDVALRPIGPADETHGAPTQLAIFRRSDAMATQQEVVRA, from the coding sequence GTGTTTCTGACCCTCTCGACGACAGGCACTGCGGACGTCACTCCGAGCGACCTTGGATTCTTGCTGCACAAACATCCGGACCGGGTGCAGAGCTTCGAATTGTCAGTGGGCCGGGCGCACGTGTTTTACCCAGTGGTCAGCGCGCAGCGATGCACGGCCGCTTTCATGCTCGAGGTCGACCCCATCGGCATGGTGCGCGAAAAGCGCTTCGGTGGCGGTGATTTTGCGTTGTCCCAGTACGTCAACGATCGACCCTATGCAGCGTCCTCAATGCTGGCCGTGGCCATGGGCAAGGTGTGGAACACAGCGCTCAAGGGTCGGTGCAAGGTCAGACCCGACCTTGAGGGAGTCTCCTTGCCGCTTGAGATCTCCATCCCGGCGCTCGCTTGCTCGGGTGACTCCGACCTGGTTACAAGGGTTTTCGCACCTCTCGGCTGGCAGGTCACGGCAGAAGTGCCACCTGTCGACCCGACCATTCCTCAATGGGGTCAATCGCCATACTGCGACGTGGAACTTGTGGGCACGATGCCTCTCGCCGAAGCTCTCAGTCATCTCTACGTACTGCTTCCGGTGCTTGACGATGCCAAGCACTATTGGGTCAGCACCGACGAGATCGACAAGCTGATTCGCAATGCCGGTGGCTGGCTCGACACCCACCCGGAGCGAGATCTCATCATTCGCAGATATCTCAAGCACCAGCGTGACCTTGTCGCCGAAGCCGAAGCACGTCTGGCTGGTCCGGGTGGTGACGTCCTCCTGGATGACACGGTTGAAGCGGGTGCACAGGGTGAGACGGGGAGTGCATCTACGGCACCCGACCTTGCGCTCCCTGCCACGCTCGCGCAGCAGCGGGCGGCGGCGGTGATCGGCGCCTTGCAGGAGGTCGGCGCCCATCGCGTGGTCGATCTTGGTTGCGGAGAAGGCGCCTTGATTCGGCGACTGCTGAGCGACCCATCTTTCACAGAGGTCGTTGGTGTCGATGTCTCCGCCACTGTGCTGGAGCGGGCCGAGCGGAGACTGGGCCTGGAGCGGATGCCCGACTCGGTGCGGGCACGTCTCACCCTGCGTCAGTCGTCGGCGACCTATCGGGATGTTGCTCTGCACGGGTACGACGCCGTCGTGCTCATGGAGGTCATCGAGCATGTGGATATGGACCGACTGCCATCGCTGGAGCGCAGCGTCTTCGGCCAGGCTCACCCGGCGGCTGTCGTGGTGACCACGCCCAATGCGGACTACAACGTGCTGTACCCACACCTGGCGGCTCACGAGATGCGCCACACAGACCACCGATTTGAGTGGAGCAGAGCGGAATTCGAGCAGCGGGCGACCGGTGTAGCCGAACGCCACGGGTATGACGTCGCACTGCGCCCGATCGGCCCCGCGGATGAAACCCATGGCGCCCCCACGCAGCTTGCGATCTTCCGCCGATCTGACGCGATGGCGACCCAGCAGGAGGTGGTGCGGGCATGA
- a CDS encoding NAD-dependent succinate-semialdehyde dehydrogenase, which produces MTTSNKRDLIAAIPTGLFIGGQWVEAQSGKRCDVIDPATEDVIASIADGGAEDAERAIEVAAAVQDSWARTAPRARSEILRRAYEQMMERQDELASIITAEMGKPLAEARGEVAYAAEFFRWFSEEAVRIGGDATVSGDGRTRIIVSKAPVGPCVLVTPWNFPLAMGTRKIGPAIAAGCTMVFKPAHLTPLSSFALVEILREAGLPDGVLNVVCSSDPGSVVEPWMRSGKARKVSFTGSTAVGVRLLEQASQHIMRSSMELGGNAPFIVFDDADVDAAVDGLMIAKLRNMGEACTAANRIFVQRNVADEFARRLTERMSALVVGDGIDPATQIGPLIEPKAVEKVISLVSDAVRRGARILCGGQAPEGRGYYFPPTVLVDVDPESELMSTEIFGPVAAVIAFDDECDAIRLANDTQWGLVGYAFTQDVDRAFRLQEAIEVGMLGINTGLVSNPAAPFGGVKESGLGREGGRTGIEEFLEVRYLALPRSIPANV; this is translated from the coding sequence ATGACGACGAGCAACAAACGCGATCTCATCGCCGCGATCCCCACCGGCTTGTTCATCGGCGGTCAGTGGGTCGAGGCACAGTCGGGAAAACGATGCGACGTGATCGATCCAGCCACAGAAGACGTAATCGCGTCGATCGCGGACGGCGGAGCGGAGGATGCCGAGCGTGCCATCGAGGTGGCTGCGGCTGTGCAGGACTCGTGGGCGCGCACAGCACCACGAGCGCGCAGTGAGATCCTGCGTCGCGCATACGAGCAGATGATGGAGCGCCAGGACGAGCTTGCGAGCATCATCACTGCGGAGATGGGCAAACCCCTCGCGGAGGCGCGTGGTGAGGTCGCATACGCGGCGGAGTTCTTCCGGTGGTTCTCCGAGGAGGCTGTGCGCATCGGCGGAGACGCCACGGTCAGTGGCGATGGTCGAACCCGCATCATCGTTTCCAAGGCGCCTGTCGGACCGTGCGTGCTAGTGACTCCGTGGAACTTCCCGCTGGCGATGGGAACCCGCAAGATCGGGCCGGCGATAGCGGCCGGCTGCACCATGGTTTTCAAGCCGGCTCATCTGACGCCGCTCAGTTCCTTCGCTCTCGTCGAAATCCTCCGTGAGGCAGGTCTGCCCGACGGTGTGTTGAACGTCGTGTGCTCTTCCGATCCCGGATCGGTGGTGGAGCCGTGGATGCGCAGTGGCAAGGCACGCAAGGTGTCGTTCACCGGTTCGACAGCCGTCGGCGTCCGCCTTCTGGAACAGGCGAGCCAGCACATCATGCGGTCGTCGATGGAGTTGGGCGGCAACGCACCGTTCATCGTCTTCGACGACGCGGATGTCGATGCTGCGGTGGACGGTCTGATGATCGCGAAGCTGCGCAACATGGGTGAGGCGTGCACGGCGGCGAACCGCATCTTCGTGCAGCGAAATGTGGCGGACGAATTCGCTCGACGATTGACTGAACGCATGAGCGCATTGGTGGTCGGCGACGGCATAGACCCTGCGACACAGATCGGCCCCCTGATTGAACCGAAGGCCGTCGAGAAGGTGATTTCGCTGGTATCCGACGCTGTTCGCCGTGGTGCCCGGATCTTGTGCGGCGGCCAGGCGCCGGAGGGTCGCGGCTACTACTTCCCGCCGACAGTGCTGGTGGATGTGGACCCCGAATCGGAATTGATGTCGACGGAGATCTTCGGACCGGTTGCCGCCGTGATCGCCTTCGATGACGAATGCGACGCCATCCGACTCGCGAACGACACGCAGTGGGGCTTGGTCGGGTACGCCTTCACCCAGGACGTGGATCGCGCCTTCCGGCTGCAAGAAGCCATTGAGGTCGGCATGCTCGGTATCAATACGGGTCTGGTGTCCAACCCAGCGGCGCCTTTCGGTGGTGTGAAGGAGTCCGGGCTCGGGCGTGAAGGTGGCCGCACCGGTATCGAGGAGTTCCTCGAGGTCCGATACCTCGCCCTGCCCAGGTCCATTCCGGCGAACGTGTGA
- a CDS encoding NAD(P)/FAD-dependent oxidoreductase, whose product MKLISYWQDTTAPPGDFRKIPVPENVDVAIVGAGLTGLSAALELARGGATVAVLEAHHVGWGASNRNAGMATTGLAIGFGQAVKRYGRDRAVEYYLEYDKAISTVESLVHEHSIDCDFTRSGKLSLALTPRDVAAMRTTQRAIASIGALPDLMVLGPDEVGKEIGSHYYHGGMVDPLGAGLHVGKFVSGLAVAAVAAGATICEDSPVVSLSREGARHVVQTTRGVVSAKEVLIATSGYTSALTPWLQRRVIPVGSFVICTEPLGDALAADVLPHRRMASDAKMLTYYFRLTPDNRLLFGGRARFALSSPDSDQRSAQILRSAMVEIFPQLGDRRIDYTWGGLVDISMDQMVHVGEHSGVHYSLGYSGHGVQMATHSGQQIARKLLGLRADLPFSGIAFRPVPGHVGPPWFLPFIGAGAHVVDRWNLLRGGKS is encoded by the coding sequence ATGAAACTCATTTCGTACTGGCAGGATACGACTGCGCCACCTGGAGACTTCCGCAAGATCCCCGTGCCCGAGAACGTCGATGTGGCCATCGTCGGGGCCGGCCTCACCGGGCTGTCCGCGGCGCTCGAACTGGCTCGAGGCGGCGCAACGGTCGCCGTTCTGGAAGCCCATCACGTCGGCTGGGGCGCATCCAACCGGAACGCCGGTATGGCGACGACAGGACTAGCCATCGGGTTTGGCCAAGCCGTCAAGCGTTACGGCAGGGACCGCGCCGTGGAGTACTACCTGGAATACGACAAGGCCATCAGTACGGTGGAGTCGTTGGTCCACGAGCACTCGATCGACTGCGACTTCACCCGTTCCGGCAAGCTGTCGCTCGCACTCACCCCGCGGGATGTCGCCGCTATGCGCACGACACAACGTGCGATCGCGAGTATCGGCGCGCTGCCCGACCTGATGGTGCTGGGTCCGGACGAGGTCGGCAAAGAAATCGGGTCGCACTACTACCACGGTGGGATGGTCGACCCGCTCGGTGCAGGTCTGCACGTCGGCAAGTTCGTGAGCGGTCTTGCGGTGGCAGCAGTAGCGGCCGGCGCGACCATCTGTGAGGACTCACCCGTGGTGTCCCTAAGTCGAGAGGGCGCGCGGCACGTGGTGCAGACGACCCGAGGCGTGGTCTCGGCTAAGGAGGTGCTCATTGCGACGAGTGGTTACACCTCCGCATTGACCCCGTGGCTGCAGCGGCGCGTGATACCGGTGGGGAGTTTCGTCATCTGTACCGAACCCCTCGGGGATGCGCTGGCAGCTGACGTCCTGCCGCACCGTCGGATGGCATCGGACGCCAAGATGTTGACCTATTACTTCCGGCTGACTCCTGATAACCGGCTGCTGTTCGGGGGGCGTGCCAGATTCGCTCTGTCGAGCCCCGACTCCGATCAGCGCAGCGCGCAGATTCTGCGGTCGGCCATGGTCGAGATCTTCCCGCAGCTCGGTGACCGTCGCATCGACTACACGTGGGGTGGGCTGGTTGACATCAGCATGGATCAGATGGTTCACGTCGGTGAACACAGTGGTGTGCATTACAGCCTCGGCTATAGCGGCCACGGCGTCCAGATGGCGACACACTCGGGGCAGCAGATCGCTCGCAAATTGCTTGGTCTTCGCGCGGATCTGCCGTTCTCCGGCATCGCATTCCGGCCCGTGCCGGGCCACGTCGGACCGCCATGGTTCCTGCCCTTCATCGGCGCCGGCGCACACGTCGTCGACCGGTGGAATCTGCTGCGGGGAGGTAAGTCATGA
- a CDS encoding DinB family protein translates to MTESSEPRTFVDESLVKARFIRSNLSGVVMRGVILQDAELDSPWLFEDGASLVVNGIDVVPLIDAVLNERYPGRAARTARDPAGLRSAWSALERAWGAMLDRVADMPPGTVDVSVDDEWSFAQTLRHLVLATDVWLGQTILQRDQALHPIGMPFAEYEQDGYDMSIFVTEPPSYDTVLQVRAERVAMVRDFLADVSAEQLKETRESPWDPDYSETVLSCLHTILGEEWEHLRYAERDLDRIAANV, encoded by the coding sequence ATGACCGAGAGCTCGGAGCCACGCACATTCGTCGACGAGAGCCTGGTGAAGGCGCGATTCATCAGATCCAACCTGTCCGGAGTGGTCATGCGCGGGGTGATCCTGCAGGACGCCGAGTTGGATTCGCCCTGGCTGTTCGAGGACGGAGCATCGTTGGTAGTCAACGGGATTGACGTTGTGCCACTCATCGATGCGGTACTGAACGAGCGCTACCCCGGTCGAGCCGCGCGAACCGCGAGGGACCCGGCAGGACTGCGATCGGCGTGGTCAGCGCTCGAACGAGCCTGGGGCGCGATGCTTGATCGGGTCGCGGACATGCCACCCGGAACGGTCGATGTGTCGGTCGACGACGAATGGTCGTTCGCGCAGACCCTGCGTCACCTTGTCCTGGCCACCGATGTCTGGCTCGGGCAGACGATCCTGCAACGCGATCAGGCGCTGCATCCGATCGGCATGCCGTTCGCGGAGTACGAGCAGGACGGTTACGACATGAGCATCTTCGTCACGGAGCCGCCGTCATACGACACGGTGCTGCAGGTTCGCGCGGAGCGGGTGGCGATGGTGCGCGACTTCCTCGCCGACGTGTCAGCCGAGCAACTGAAGGAAACCCGCGAAAGTCCTTGGGATCCGGACTATTCCGAAACCGTGTTGTCGTGCCTGCACACGATCCTCGGGGAGGAGTGGGAGCACTTGCGCTATGCCGAGCGAGATCTCGACCGCATCGCCGCGAACGTATGA
- a CDS encoding haloacid dehalogenase type II, which produces MIDYRPKYVSFDCYGTLINYQIDAATRTVVRGQIDEADWPAFRESFSKYRYDQVLGSYYPYRQVLQDAYDRTCRTWGIESDESAGEQFGEAVLSWGPHDNVVAPLTKMAERYQLVILSNADTAFLDVSVPKLEAPFHAVFTAEQAGVYKPRYQAFEYMVEQLNARPEDFLHVSSHTRYDIMPMHDLGFRNLVMLRRGYDPAAHSYGYVDVDSLDELNQMLGID; this is translated from the coding sequence GTGATCGACTACCGCCCGAAGTACGTGTCGTTCGACTGCTACGGAACGCTGATCAACTACCAGATCGACGCTGCGACACGGACGGTCGTTCGTGGTCAGATCGACGAGGCGGATTGGCCCGCATTCCGCGAATCGTTCAGCAAGTACCGCTACGACCAGGTGCTCGGCAGTTATTACCCGTACCGACAGGTCCTTCAGGATGCGTACGACCGCACCTGCCGCACGTGGGGCATCGAGTCAGACGAGAGCGCTGGCGAGCAGTTCGGTGAGGCCGTGCTGTCCTGGGGCCCCCACGACAATGTGGTCGCGCCCTTGACGAAGATGGCGGAGCGTTATCAGCTGGTGATTCTGTCCAACGCGGACACCGCGTTTCTCGACGTGTCTGTGCCAAAGCTCGAAGCGCCGTTCCACGCGGTCTTCACCGCTGAACAGGCGGGCGTCTATAAGCCTCGGTACCAGGCGTTCGAGTACATGGTCGAGCAGCTGAATGCTCGGCCGGAGGACTTTTTGCATGTCTCATCCCACACGCGCTACGACATCATGCCGATGCACGACCTCGGATTCAGGAACTTGGTCATGCTGCGACGCGGGTACGACCCCGCTGCACACTCCTACGGGTATGTCGATGTCGACTCGCTGGACGAGCTGAACCAGATGCTTGGAATCGACTGA
- a CDS encoding DUF3293 domain-containing protein, producing MSSTAPESPNTPIQIPWVLDPMSEPGCRPDPREPLATSWRTNHLRITTDSGVFTVRPAQQGETSATPDALFPGTSRVHILTAWNPAGLPKTLQDNISADAELWSWEQDDDPSPAVVYGTEHAWVEPSLALKDHTRSDALRDAHRFTQPVVLEWDSAGMRPLATGVVDVSGLDETPYPVVVEPAPLGCPMTVGFVGPCRSAGGPYGSRAINAAAMWQQHRALLVSAFGCADQCPRSHGGAIALENAYVPSRFGGWQWADRRADAQREEAMGHLGWIGDGLVLAFLDWDPEYINSAYSGEHDGRQFTIVPSRQSGRWGLILTHSEEGRLLGSRFVSNEELRRLGMEQQRDHVWATLGELIGSPPRDW from the coding sequence ATGTCGTCAACGGCCCCAGAGTCCCCGAACACTCCCATCCAGATTCCGTGGGTCCTCGACCCGATGTCGGAGCCTGGCTGTCGACCGGACCCACGCGAACCGCTCGCCACCAGCTGGCGCACCAACCACCTGCGTATCACCACCGACTCGGGTGTCTTCACCGTGCGGCCGGCGCAACAGGGCGAGACGTCGGCGACGCCCGACGCCCTCTTCCCAGGCACCAGCCGGGTGCACATCCTGACCGCCTGGAATCCCGCCGGTCTACCCAAGACATTGCAGGACAACATCAGCGCAGACGCCGAACTCTGGTCCTGGGAGCAGGACGACGACCCCTCGCCTGCAGTCGTGTACGGCACTGAGCATGCCTGGGTGGAGCCCTCGCTTGCGTTGAAGGATCACACGAGGTCAGATGCACTTCGCGACGCCCACCGATTCACGCAACCTGTTGTGCTGGAATGGGATTCGGCTGGAATGCGGCCGTTGGCAACTGGTGTCGTCGACGTGTCTGGACTTGACGAAACGCCATACCCAGTAGTGGTCGAACCTGCACCTCTTGGCTGCCCGATGACGGTCGGCTTCGTCGGACCGTGCCGGTCGGCAGGTGGACCATACGGCAGTAGGGCGATCAACGCAGCCGCCATGTGGCAGCAGCACCGAGCGCTCTTGGTGTCAGCGTTCGGGTGTGCCGATCAGTGCCCACGCAGTCATGGCGGCGCCATTGCGCTCGAAAACGCCTACGTGCCATCACGATTCGGCGGATGGCAGTGGGCAGACCGGCGAGCGGATGCGCAGCGCGAGGAGGCGATGGGCCACCTCGGCTGGATCGGCGACGGGCTGGTCCTCGCCTTCCTCGACTGGGACCCGGAGTACATCAACAGTGCCTATAGCGGCGAACATGACGGCCGACAGTTCACGATCGTGCCGTCACGACAGAGTGGGCGCTGGGGTCTGATCCTCACGCATTCCGAGGAAGGCCGCCTGCTTGGCAGTCGCTTCGTCTCGAATGAAGAGCTCCGAAGGCTCGGGATGGAACAACAGCGCGACCACGTCTGGGCGACGCTGGGCGAACTCATCGGGAGCCCGCCACGCGACTGGTGA